DNA sequence from the Orcinus orca chromosome 2, mOrcOrc1.1, whole genome shotgun sequence genome:
CTCAGCCTTTGTAAGGGGAGTTCTGTTGTTGCCACATCCTCGCTCCCTGCTGCATGGCCTCTTCATTCACGGTCCCATGGAGCAGGCACTGTGGCAGCTGTGTAAAGAAGCTCTGCGACCTCCACAGAGCACAGGAATTTGTCTACCTGATTATTAAGAGTCTTCTCTGCAGTGGCTGCCCTTTGGAGGCATTGACATGGGAGACGAGTATCTTCATTCTGCCTCTTCAGAGGGGTCCAGCCACATATCTCTGTCCAAGATTTCCTTGTCACCAATCTTCAAGGCCCTGACCATCCAGCCAAACCATCAGCAAATGCCCATGAATCAATGTAGATCTGTACTCTGGCCATCTCTCCCCCCAGACATAGTGTACAGTCATATATCCTGTTTGAATTTCTGCCCACTGGGAGGATTTTCCTTCACCATTGTCTTCACAGTCCCCCATGAGTGGGGCTATAATGCTCCAGCTGTCCACTTTCATGTAGTACCAGCATATCATACAGACCCATCTATAATCCAGGCTTGAGTTTTCTCCCTCAGTCAGCTGGTCATAAGCAATCCCCTGAAGGTCATAGGCATGGAACAAGAGAAGAGGCAAAGAACAGGAGCTGTGTTGCAGGGGTCTGAGCCGCCTACTCACAATTTACTTGTACATCATGGACCCGCCTGAGTTCAGTCTCTCATATACCATTTCCACTTGATGAAAGATTGCTGCTGTGCACACCCAACCTTAAAACAAGGCACGTCAGACAACGTCCATATTATGAGGAGAACTCAAGCTGCATGGTCACCTCATTCAGCCTCTATGAAGACCTAGTAGCAAGCCAGAACCTGCTTCTCAAAAGGACAGTCATCTGCAGAAGAGGACGTAGATTTGCTTCACAATCCTAGAGGTCTGCACTGTAACTGTATCGGTGCTTGCCAGAGGCTCCATACAGCTTCTCTATTTGACACTTCAAGTATCATTGGACCCGCTGGATCATAAAACCCAAGTGATAGAGTAGCTTGTACTGTAGCCTAGACAGCTGTAGAGCCTTCTCTTGTTCTGCTTCCCAATCCACCCGCCTGTAGATGGGTTGAGGTTGCATACTCAAATGTGTATGTTGCCTCCAAAGTGACCTACCAAGGGTTGTGCCTCTTTCTTTTTGTCGGTGATACAAGCTGCAGCAATTCATCTTCCACCCTGACGGGGATATTTCAAAATGCTCCAGACCAATGGACCCTCACAAATTTCACTGCTGGTACAATTCTATGTCAGTCTGTGTCCAATCAGGAGAAAGAAGCCATAGAGTAACATGAACAGAGAAAGATTAGTATAAGAAGTATTAACTATAATAGGGAATTGGAGTAATGGATTGGCCAGTAAAAAGTGGAGAATTCTAAGCAATATAGGGATGGTAGCTTTAAGAAGCAGCCAAAAGCTGGGTACTCCCTCAACCTCTATTGTGGTGATAATTTAACTGTACTGTGATTGCCTGTTTCTTTGTCCCATGGCTAGACTCTAGGGTCCTTGAGAGCAGGAACCACATGCCTTGTTCTCCATTATATCTCCAGTGCTAAGGGGGAGACCTACCACCCCAAAGACTAggagtaaatgagtgaatgaatgagtgaatgcagcCAATATTGGCACTCTAGCAACCTGAAGGAGAATCATCCTGTTTCCTGCTACATATCCCAGACCCAAAGAAAGGTACCTCCCACACACACCTGGATGCTTCAGTCCAATCTGAGAAGACGCTGATAATCCTTTCAAGGGAGCCGCCAGTGGAGGGCTGTGTGTAGCCTTTGTCAACCTTTCCTAAAAAGGAGGCAAAAGTCTAGCTCAGCTTCCCAGACTGTCCTCACTGGGTTCTTAGTCCCCAAGCCGAGAGCTAAACAATAACCCCAAAAGAGTCTCACTGTGCCCCTGATTGCTATGTGAACACATGCACACAGCTGGGCCTCGCCTATTGGGGCTGGAACAGGTGTAGATGGGATTCCCATCAAAGGCTCCTCTCCGGACCTGGGAAACCAACTGCCCGGGGCGGACCGGGCTGAGCCGAGCCAAAGCggagcggggaggggcggggcggggcggggcgcgggcgAGCCTATAAAACAGGCCGGGTCAGGCCCCGGCAGAGGTGGAGTCATGGGGGACGCGTTCAGGGAGCGTACAGCTAGGCTGCTGACGGACTACCTGGAGTACTGCGCCAGCGAGCCCGGCACCCCCGTGCGGGCGCCGTACACGCCCGAGGCCGCCGTGCTGCGCCCGTGGCCGCCTGGAAACAGAAGACCAAGCTGCACTTCTTGTCGCAATACCGCGGCTTCCGCGGGAACCGCGTCGAGCTGGTGGCCTGGATGGCGCAGGAGCTAGTCGCCAACAACCGTGGCGGCCCCAGCTGGGGCCGCGTGGCAGCGCTCGTGACCTTCGCGGGGACGCTGCTGGAGAGGCCGCCGCGGGGGGCCCTTAGGCGGAAGAAGACGGAGAATGAAGACGTTAGCAGAGACTGCCGGTTCCTGGTGGCCTTGCTGTGTGCTCAGCTCTCCGGACGGCACCGCGCCTGACTGATGGCGAACGGCGGCTGGGTGAGCGCGGCGGGCGTGGGGACCCGGGGCGGGTGGGCAGCCCGGGACGCGCCCACGCGGCCGGCGCCCGGAGGGACCCTGCGGCGCCAGCCCCGTGGGGCGTTCGTTTCAGCAGGCCTGGGACATTCGTGGTGAAGTCCGGCTTTCTCCTCTACTGGCGGAGTCAGTCACCAAAACAGGCCTAGCTAGACGGCTCTCATACTAACCCATTCTGAAACAGCAGCGCACGACTTGGGTTTGCACACTTCGGCCTTGTCCTTGACCGCCCTCGGGGTTTTAGGGTGAGCTCATGTTAGGTCTGGATGCTTTGCTTAGGTAGAAATTCCCAAAGTGGCGAAGTCAGCAACGGCGTGGCCTGGGCCAGGTGGGTTCTTTCTCCAACACTTATTAGATGCACCTTTCTCCATAGACCCCCACGGCTCTGCAAGTCAGAGCACACCAGCCTAAAACGTTAGAATGAAAAGGCAGCCCCTTGTCCAGCCCCCCCATCCCTCAGGAAGAGCTGAGGCAGAGgtctctggggggtgggggggcggtggtTGCGCGGGCACCCCGTGGTGCTGACAACTCGAGGTTCCTTAACTGCCAGTTCACTGCACCCAGCCCTCAATGGGGAGATAGCCAGGCGCCCTGGCGCGCAGCTGTAAGCCATTGATCTCTGTGGTCTAGGCTAGAGCGGGAGGCCCTTGCACTGCGGCTTCTAAACTGAGCTCATGATCAGCGAGAGTCTGGCCAGCCTTCAGTAAGAGGGGAGAATGCCTCCTGGGTTCTGAGCGAGACCcctgcttctttcttctcctccttacTGGGGTTGAATCAGCAACCGTGGTGACCCAGGTTATAGAAGAAACACAGCCAAACTATTAAaaccaacaattaaaaaaaatctaagaatctAGGGAAGACACTGCAGGAAACTTAGCCTCCTGTTTTGCAATTTCCTGGTAGACCTGTATTGATGAATTGGGTTCCATTTGTGGAGGAGAGGTAGTATTTGAATCAACCTTGACCTTGCATGAACAGTTTGAGGTGTTAGCATTAATTCCATTCTTTTGGGATGGGAAGGGATCGGGAGGCGGGGTCTTCAACTATTCAGACCTGTGAACTCTCAGAACGCCACCTGAGCCGTTTTTTCTTAACAAGGCATTTGGCCCCCAAGGGCACTCCGCAATAAAGATGAAATTGATAGGGGCGCATTGTTTTTGTTCTCATCTTTTGGCTAATCACCATTGAGTAAGGAACAATCTTTTAACATCAAGAAGCAGAAATTCCACAAACGAGTAAACTAGACATGCCCACACCTCTCTCAGCTGCAGTTAAAATGCCACAGGCTGGCTTTCAtgtcccgccccccccccccccggccatTTTTCTGACTGGAACTGCTTGCTTTATTGTCTCAGGGGATACCTTTCAATTTAGCGATTTGTCGGTTTCCCAAAATGGCATCAGTTCCTTGCTCAGGAAAGAACATGATATAGTATTCTACCTTCCTCTCGGCTTTTGAAAGGAGTGAAAAGATGAGTATTCTTGCTCTAACTGACAAAGTTGTGTCCCCTACGACCTTCTACCCCCTATGTTAGCCTACTTCTTACAAATACTAACTCGAAGCTTCTTAATTACAAGTTACCTATTactcaggatttctttttttttttttttttgcggtacgcgggcctctcactgttgtggcgtctcccgttgcggagcacaggctccggacgcgccgcctcagcggccatggctcacgggcccagccgctccgcggcatgtgggatcttccggaccggggcacgaacccgtgtcccctgcatcggcaggcggactctcaaccactgggccaccagggaagccctaggatttcctttttttacattttaaattcaggAGTTGTCTTAGTGTTTAATTTAGAACCCCTGGTGCATTTTATTGAGTACAGGTTTTGAGTGTTATGAAGCAATCTagttctcttctccctccccttatGGGATGGATTTTGTCTCTCCTTCCAACGCTCATTGCCGCCATCTTGGTAAAGACAGCTGGTCTGGGTTTTTCTCTCATACTCTACAGCAATGATCTTAATCTACTTCTGGTCAAAATTATCGTGAGATCTAAAATTCTTAACTCATTTCTACCTGCCGAACTGTGACCAGCCAAGCAAATTTGAGATGTGAAAGAACAAACCGGAGTAAACCACCTCCTGAGACATTTTTACCTGCATTCATATGAGTCCTACAGTGATTCAGCCAGCATTTTAACTCCTGACAAGTACTGAGAGATATTAGGACAAAGGCACAAATGGCTCTTCTTTAAATGGGAGACACGGGTCTAAAGGCTTATTGCTCCAAAGAATTACAGAAGAAACTGCTTTCCATTAAATAGGAAATACGGGGCTATTTGCTACCTTTGGATAAGAGTGGATATGTATCTCTCATTTATCCATGATTTCATGTGCTACTGCTGACTAATTTATCAAGGCACTGTGTCAGGGGTGTAAAATGATACTACAAGTCTTCCCAGTCACAGTTTAGTTTAACAAAGAATGTAATAGtaaatacttttttaaggaattctttctaaatcctttaaaatataatttctgggACTTCTAGGTTTTTAGAGTTaatatattgaaattttatttttctgacttcaataaattattaaatctttaaagttttaatttatgcatctttaaaaaaaaaaaacagttgggggcttccctggtggcgcagtgattgagagtccgcctgccaatgcaggggacacgggttcgcgccccggtccgggaagatcccacatgctgcggagcggctgggcccgtgagccatggccgctgagcctgcgcttccggaggctgcgcgtccggagcctgtgctccgcaacgggagaggccacaacagtgagaggcccgagtaccgcaaaaaaacaaacaaaaaaatttggtTCCGCTTGGGATTCAATAAGCCTTTATTCTTAGGAGTAACTTAATTGATgacaatttcctttttattgtctcttTAAATACAACACatacaattattttaaacatttaatcaaTACACAGGCACATAACAAGTCCTTCTCTTTCACCTTCCATTCTGTAGTCAACCCATCGCTTGAAGTAGATGGAGAAAGAAAACTTTGCCCTGTACCTGAGCCCTATGAAtttcaaagacaaaaaatagCTTAACAGGAGAGAAACATACAAATCTTATTTGATGTTAATGTTTTTTACAGGGACTTCatagaaaagaagtgaaaactcAAAGAAGCAGTAAGACTTGGGGTTTAcataccattttaacaaagggCGATAAATTGTGGAGATATGACTAAACAAAGAAAAGGGGTTTGGGCTTCCACGGGTGGTATATTGTGGGACAGTGACTAGGACTATATGggggaaactaatggaagatgaggattattttagtaaaattaatGTAGATTCATCTTGGCATTAACTCCCATTGCCAGTGATAAGAGTGTTCTCCCCTTCCTGGTACAAGAAGGCACCTTTCTCACAGGAAATTTATGCCCTGCTTTTAGGCAGCAGGGGGTCAGAGAGCCCTTcctatatatattatttctcagttgccttcagctaaaataatcagtatgccaaagtggcatatttgggggtaACATGTTCTGATCCCCTTCAGTGGTTAACAGTGAACACAGTTATTCTAGTGCCCGCTGGAATCTGCATTCGTCTGTCCTTCGGAGCCCACACAGACCCAACCAAGCTTGCTAGCAGCCAGGGGCAAAGCACCCGTGAGGACAAGAAGCCAGCCCAGATCTGCTTCAGCAGCATCTTCATGGCCAAAGCTATTGCCGATGCATTAGATCAAGACTTGGACCAAAAGGAATGGATAAAATGATTCAAGATGGAAGAGGTGATGTGACCATTACAAATGGTGCTACCATTCTGAAACAAACACAAGCATTACATCCAACAGCCAGAATGCCGCGAGAGCTAAGGctcaagagaaagaaggaaatgacacCACATCAGTGGTCATCGTTGCTGGCTCTCTCTTTGATTCCTGTACCAGGTTTTTTCAGAAATGGATTCATCATTTCCAGATCACTTTAGAAGGATTTGGAAAGGGTACTGAAATCTTGACATGCCGTGACCTGTGACAGAGTGACCTGTGACGAGTGACAGAGAAGTGTTGTTAAACAGTGCAGCCACTTTACTGAGCTCAGCAGTTGTCT
Encoded proteins:
- the BCL2L10 gene encoding LOW QUALITY PROTEIN: bcl-2-like protein 10 (The sequence of the model RefSeq protein was modified relative to this genomic sequence to represent the inferred CDS: inserted 1 base in 1 codon); protein product: MGDAFRERTARLLTDYLEYCASEPGTPVRAPYTPEAAVLRXVAAWKQKTKLHFLSQYRGFRGNRVELVAWMAQELVANNRGGPSWGRVAALVTFAGTLLERPPRGALRRKKTENEDVSRDCRFLVALLCAQLSGRHRA